In Bernardetia litoralis DSM 6794, the genomic window AAATCCAAATATAGGCAGCACAACTCCTTTAAACTATTCTTTAGATTTTAACTCTTATAGATTACAACCTTATGATATTTTAGGCATAAATGTACAAAGTATCGTTCCTTCAAAATATGATTTGGGTACAACAGAAGCAAGCAATATAAAATCACAACAACAAGGAGGGCAAAATGGAAATACACTTTTATCAGGATATACCATTAGTGATAGTGGTTATGTACAAGTACCTTTAGTGGGAAGTGTACAAGTAGTTGGACTAACAGTAGATGAAGCTGCTAGTAAAATAAAGACTGAAGTAGAAGAGCGTTTTACAGAAGTAATCGTAAAGGTTCAATTACTTACTTTTCAAGTTACTATGCTTGGAGAAGTATCTACTCCTGGACAAATCACTATCTATAATATGCGTATGACTACTATTTTAGATGTTATGGCTCTTGCTGGCGAACCTTTAG contains:
- a CDS encoding polysaccharide biosynthesis/export family protein encodes the protein MIIVKTTYTLFYLQLCKKAELKVILLLNVIMKNITFLLLFLSILSFSSCVPTHNLTYLKGKQQENPNIGSTTPLNYSLDFNSYRLQPYDILGINVQSIVPSKYDLGTTEASNIKSQQQGGQNGNTLLSGYTISDSGYVQVPLVGSVQVVGLTVDEAASKIKTEVEERFTEVIVKVQLLTFQVTMLGEVSTPGQITIYNMRMTTILDVMALAGEPLVTANRQKVRIMRRKGSTLESYYVDLTKDDILTSPLFYVQPGDIIYVEPLKGNKSLQTNAPLIGIVSTIMNFAFFITNILIFTR